One window from the genome of Bacillus rossius redtenbacheri isolate Brsri chromosome 10, Brsri_v3, whole genome shotgun sequence encodes:
- the LOC134536058 gene encoding elastin-like gives MITRTVALVALAVAQACAFYDCPGWNYPGYLGGPWGYPGDLFGGYHVHPLAEGGGGAAAKTKTTTTSTSTSEAVAAPGSGGTAAVTSSTSTSSATVADGDGAGAVSPASGLHGLPPHCGWGYPPFWGYPPFWGYPPSWGYPAAETSSSSASSSSSSAAAASDGAGGASSSSAASSSSSASDAPLYNQGYPWGGCGYPGNHWGYPGVGVLPGVGAAAFSGAGVGGFGAPGVWGGLGGPAPWGGNLYGAAGAAAAAASSAVAAPGGYFF, from the exons ATGATCACCAGG ACTGTAGCTTTGGTTGCGCTGGCAGTCGCCCAGGCGTGCGCCTTTTACGACTGCCCCGGCTGGAACTACCCCGGGTACCTCGGCGGACCGTGGGGGTACCCCGGAGACCTCTTCGGCGGCTACCACGTGCACCCGCTCGCCGAAGGCGGCGGCGGCGCCGCGGCCAAGACCAAGACGACTACCACCTCCACGTCCACCAGCGAGGCGGTAGCCGCCCCCGGCTCAGGAGGGACAGCCGCCGTCACCAGCAGCACGTCGACTTCCTCGGCGACCGTGGCCGACGGCGATGGTGCCGGGGCGGTCTCCCCCGCGTCCGGTCTCCACGGGCTGCCTCCCCACTGCGGCTGGGGCTACCCTCCTTTCTGGGGCTACCCTCCCTTCTGGGGCTACCCTCCCTCCTGGGGCTACCCCGCCGCGGAGACGTCTTCGTCGTCGGCGAGCTCCTCCTCGAGTTCTGCGGCGGCCGCCTCCGACGGGGCCGGCGGCGCCTCGAGTAGTTCCGccgcctcctcctcctcgtccGCGAGCGACGCCCCCTTGTACAACCAGGGCTACCCGTGGGGGGGATGCGGGTACCCGGGGAACCACTGGGGGTACCCGGGCGTCGGCGTCTTGCCGGGCGTCGGTGCCGCGGCCTTCAGCGGCGCAGGCGTCGGCGGGTTCGGCGCCCCGGGCGTCTGGGGCGGCCTCGGGGGCCCGGCGCCGTGGGGCGGCAACCTGTACGGTGCCGcgggcgccgccgccgccgccgcctcgtcGGCGGTCGCCGCCCCCGGAGGCTACTTCTTCTGA